The following coding sequences are from one Lolium rigidum isolate FL_2022 chromosome 6, APGP_CSIRO_Lrig_0.1, whole genome shotgun sequence window:
- the LOC124662877 gene encoding B3 domain-containing protein VP1-like: protein MDASAGSSPPHSQENPPKRAGGRGKAPAGEIRKGHASASAADDFMFAEDTFPSLPDFPCLSSPSSSTFSSSSSSNSSTAFAAAGRGRGRGAAGGVARDPSEPAAGDDDMLEDIDELLNFATLSDSMPWEDEPLFPDDVGMMIEDAISNDQPPATGHGGARNAASSEAIASGGAQEDSSSPADDLPRFFMEWLTNNRDCISAEDLRSIRLRRSTIEAAAARLGGGRQGTMQLLKLILTWVQNHHLQKKRPRVDDELHSPGANPAGYEFPADPSAAATSWTMPYQQPYGGEAIYPFRQSGSTSSQQPFSPPAADMQAASMPWPQQYAPFPGAASYPMPTPVAVAAPGFGVCPQRMAGTEPSASKEARKKRMARQRRLSALQHQRSQQLNLGQIQTAMIHPQQEAFSPHSAHSAPVTPSSSGGWGGLWPPPPAVQLQGPEQLMVQVPNPLSTKSNSSSRQKQQKPSPDAAAQQRRSCACAQGAKPAAADKNLRFLLQKVLKQSDVGALGRIVLPKEAETHLPELKSRDGISIPMEDIGTSQVWSMRYRFWPNNKSRMYLLENTGDFVRTNDLQEGDFIVIYSDVKSGKYLIRGVKVRPMAHDQAKYKHGTYDLNNVGAEDASATEAGSCKGKSPHSVRRSRQEAASMNQMAVST, encoded by the exons ATGGACGCCTCCGCCGGCTCCTCGCCGCCGCACTCGCAAGAGAACCCGCCCAAGCGCGCCGGAGGCCGCGGGAAGGCCCCCGCGGGGGAGATCCGGAAGGGCCatgcgtcggcgtcggcggcggatgACTTCATGTTCGCGGAAGATACCTTCCCGTCTCTCCCGGATTTCCCATGCCTCTCCTCCCCGTCAAGCTCCACcttctcgtcgtcctcctcctccaactcatccaCCGCCTTCGCCGCCGCGGGGCGCGGGCGCGGCCGTGGCGCAGCAGGCGGCGTGGCGCGGGATCCCTCCGAACCTGCAGCGGGGGATGACGACATGCTCGAGGACATCGACGAGCTCCTCAACTTCGCCACGCTCTCCGACTCCATGCCCTGGGAGGACGAGCCGCTCTTCCCGGAcgacgtcggcatgatgatagaggACGCCATCTCCAACGACCAGCCGCCCGCCACGGGCCACGGCGGAGCCAGGAACGCGGCATCATCCGAGGCCATTGCGTCTGGTGGCGCGCAGGAGGATTCCTCGTCGCCGGCGGACGACCTGCCGCGGTTCTTCATGGAGTGGCTGACCAACAACCGCGACTGCATCTCGGCCGAGGACCTCCGCAGCATCCGCCTCCGCCGCTCCACCatcgaggccgccgccgcgcggcTCGGCGGGGGGCGGCAGGGCACCATGCAGctcctcaagctcatcctcaccTGGGTGCAGAACCACCACCTgcagaagaagcgcccccgcgtcGACGACGAGCTCCACAGCCCCGGCGCCAACCCTGCAGGGTACGAATTCCCCGCTGACCCGAGCGCAGCCGCCACATCCTGGACGATGCCCTACCAGCAACCTTACGGCGGCGAGGCGATCTACCCGTTCCGGCAGAGCGGCAGCACGAGCAGCCAGCAGCCCTTTTCCCCGCCAGCGGCTGACATGCAGGCGGCGAGCATGCCCTGGCCGCAGCAGTACGCGCCGTTCCCCGGCGCCGCATCGTACCCGATGCCCacgccggtggcggtggcggctcccggattcggcgtgtgcccgcAGCGCATGGCCGGGACGGAACCGTCCGCGAGCAAGGAGGCCCGGAAGAAGCGGATGGCTAGGCAGCGACGGCTGTCGGCCCTGCAGCATCAGCGGAGCCAGCAGCTGAATCTGGGCCAGATCCAGACCGCCATGATCCACCCGCAGCAGGAGGCCTTCTCTCCTCACTCCGCGCACTCGGCGCCTGTCACGCCGTCGTCGTCCGGCGGCTGGGGAGgactctggccgccgccgccggccgtccaACTGCAAGGCCCGGAACAACTCATGGTCCAGGTCCCGAATCCGCTGTCGACCAAGTCCAATTCCTCATCCAGGCAGAAGCAGCAGAAACCCTCGCCGGACGCAGCGGCGCAGCAG CGTCGTTCGTGTGCATGCGCGCAGGGTGCAAAGCCGGCGGCGGCTGACAAGAACCTGCGCTTCCTGCTGCAGAAGGTGCTCAAGCAGAGCGACGTCGGAGCCCTCGGCCGCATCGTGCTCCCCAAA GAAGCGGAGACGCACCTGCCGGAGCTCAAGAGCAGGGACGGCATCTCCATCCCCATGGAGGACATCGGCACCTCTCAGGTGTGGAGCATGCGGTACCG GTTTTGGCCTAATAATAAGAGCAGAATGTATCTTCTTGAGAACACCG GGGACTTTGTTCGTACGAACGACCTGCAAGAGGGGGATTTCATCGTCATTTACTCTGATGTCAAGTCCGGAAAATAC CTGATACGTGGTGTGAAGGTAAGACCGATGGCGCACGATCAAGCGAAGTACAAGCATGGCACCTACGACTTGAATAATGTGGGAGCTGAAGATGCCAGCGCCACCGAAGCAGGCAGCTGCAAGGGGAAGTCTCCGCACAGCGTCAGGCGGTCTCGCCAGGAGGCTGCCTCCATGAACCAGATGGCGGTGAGCACctga